One Thiocapsa sp. genomic window carries:
- a CDS encoding PHB depolymerase family esterase produces the protein MTRLPKIDMAEVTRLTREGRLRDAMAMLRGAQVDAPAAPGSAHDAEPTPSGGTSRVLDMQPPDPHTGGAWTAPESDGDPAPAERTSGHRSGVAAPKIPEALRGVLGRMKQRLAGRMPGRRTGFPIDRAPVALPEGARFEEHRYTAAAGTLAYKLYIPSGYRGQPLPLVVMLHGCNQSPDDFADGTRMNSLAEQKQLLVAYPEQSLSSSAMKCWSWFSPEDQQRGRGEPALIAGITREIIRDYAVDPDRVYIAGLSAGGAAAAIMGATYPDLYAAIGVHSGLAYGAADDMPSALVAMHQGGASPDTSRHRYQGSDGKAPLVPTIVFHGDGDTTVNPVNADQVIVGTPGVARLRKTLVQGESAGGIRYTRSLYADENGRTQLEQWILHGAGHAWSGGSSDGSYTEPRGPDASREMLRFFMEHPRTAAP, from the coding sequence ATGACCCGTTTGCCCAAGATCGACATGGCCGAAGTGACCCGCCTGACCCGCGAAGGCCGGCTCCGGGACGCCATGGCCATGCTGCGCGGCGCTCAGGTCGATGCGCCTGCGGCGCCCGGCTCGGCGCACGATGCGGAGCCGACGCCGTCGGGCGGCACCTCGCGCGTGCTCGACATGCAGCCGCCTGACCCGCACACCGGAGGCGCCTGGACTGCGCCTGAATCCGACGGCGATCCGGCCCCCGCCGAGCGTACCTCGGGGCATCGCAGCGGCGTTGCAGCACCTAAGATCCCCGAAGCCTTGCGCGGCGTGCTCGGTCGGATGAAACAACGGCTCGCGGGACGCATGCCCGGTCGAAGGACCGGATTCCCGATCGACCGCGCGCCGGTCGCGCTCCCGGAGGGGGCGCGGTTCGAGGAACATCGCTACACCGCCGCCGCGGGCACCCTCGCCTACAAACTCTACATCCCGAGCGGCTACCGCGGCCAGCCGCTGCCCCTGGTGGTGATGCTGCACGGCTGCAACCAGTCGCCCGACGACTTTGCCGACGGCACCCGCATGAACAGCCTGGCCGAGCAGAAGCAGCTCCTGGTCGCCTATCCGGAGCAGTCCCTGTCGAGCAGTGCCATGAAATGCTGGAGCTGGTTCAGCCCCGAGGACCAGCAGCGCGGTCGCGGCGAGCCTGCGCTGATCGCCGGCATCACCCGCGAGATCATCCGCGATTACGCGGTCGATCCCGATCGCGTCTACATTGCCGGACTCTCCGCCGGCGGGGCCGCCGCCGCGATCATGGGAGCCACCTACCCGGACCTCTACGCCGCGATCGGCGTGCACTCCGGGCTGGCTTACGGGGCCGCCGACGACATGCCGTCCGCGCTCGTCGCGATGCATCAGGGCGGAGCGTCTCCGGACACCTCGCGCCATCGGTACCAAGGGTCGGACGGCAAGGCACCCTTGGTCCCGACCATCGTCTTTCACGGTGATGGCGACACCACGGTCAACCCGGTCAACGCCGATCAGGTCATCGTCGGGACGCCGGGGGTCGCGCGTCTTCGCAAGACGCTCGTTCAGGGCGAATCGGCCGGGGGCATCCGCTACACCCGCAGCCTCTACGCCGACGAGAACGGACGGACACAGCTGGAGCAGTGGATCCTGCACGGCGCCGGCCATGCCTGGTCCGGCGGCAGCTCCGACGGCTCCTATACCGAGCCGCGCGGACCCGACGCCAGCCGCGAAATGCTGCGGTTCTTCATGGAGCACCCCCGCACTGCCGCGCCTTGA
- a CDS encoding CopG family transcriptional regulator, which produces MSGELQETRRKPVDSEKITINLGYVDLGHVDLLVQEGFYSNRTDFIRTAIRSQLDRHGEAVRQSVARHRLDLGLRRYDRHELERVQAAGETLHIQVLGLVVIADDVPADLARETIASIHVLGALQADPAVKAALRDRIR; this is translated from the coding sequence ATGTCAGGCGAGCTTCAAGAGACCCGTCGAAAACCGGTCGACAGCGAGAAGATCACGATCAACCTCGGATACGTCGACCTGGGACACGTCGATTTGCTGGTGCAGGAGGGCTTCTACTCCAACCGCACCGACTTCATCCGCACCGCGATCCGCAGCCAGCTCGATCGTCACGGCGAGGCGGTGCGTCAATCGGTCGCCAGACACCGTCTCGACCTGGGTCTGCGCCGGTACGACCGGCACGAGCTGGAACGGGTGCAGGCGGCGGGCGAGACCCTCCACATCCAGGTGCTCGGTCTCGTCGTCATCGCCGATGACGTGCCTGCCGATCTCGCACGCGAGACCATCGCCTCGATCCATGTGCTCGGCGCCCTCCAGGCCGATCCCGCGGTGAAGGCCGCGTTGCGCGACCGCATCCGATGA
- a CDS encoding NAD-dependent epimerase encodes MKVMVTGSAGFIGSALSLRLLARGDEVIGIDNLNDYYDVALKEARLARTLPFEGFRDERVDIEDGARMHELFALHRPDRVVHLAAQAGVRYSIENPMAYVNTNLVGFAHILEGCRDIGVEHLVYASSSSVYGANTAMPFSIHHNVDHPLSLYAASKKANELMAHTYSHLYRIPTTGLRFFTVYGPWGRPDMALFKFTRAILAGKPIDVFNYGKHRRDFTFVDDIVEGVIRVLDRVPTGDPTWSGAEPDPATSQGPYRIYNIGNNTPVELMEYIGFLEEALGRKAQMNLLPLQPGDVPDTYADVTDLVRDTGYCPDTPVGEGVARFVEWYRGFYRV; translated from the coding sequence ATGAAAGTCATGGTGACCGGCAGCGCCGGTTTTATCGGCTCGGCCCTGTCCCTACGCCTCCTCGCCCGCGGCGACGAGGTGATCGGGATCGACAATCTCAACGACTATTACGATGTCGCGCTCAAGGAGGCACGACTCGCCCGCACCCTCCCCTTCGAAGGCTTCCGCGACGAGCGCGTCGACATCGAGGACGGTGCGCGCATGCACGAGCTCTTCGCCCTGCACCGCCCGGATCGGGTCGTGCATCTCGCAGCGCAAGCCGGGGTGCGCTACTCCATCGAAAACCCGATGGCCTACGTCAACACCAACCTGGTCGGCTTCGCGCACATCCTGGAAGGCTGTCGGGATATCGGGGTGGAGCACCTGGTCTACGCCTCGAGCAGCTCGGTCTACGGCGCCAATACCGCCATGCCCTTCTCGATCCATCACAACGTCGATCACCCCTTGAGCCTCTACGCCGCCAGCAAGAAGGCCAACGAGCTGATGGCCCACACCTACAGCCATCTGTATCGGATCCCGACCACCGGCCTGCGCTTCTTCACCGTCTACGGTCCCTGGGGGCGGCCGGACATGGCGCTCTTCAAGTTCACCCGCGCCATCCTTGCCGGCAAGCCGATCGACGTCTTCAATTACGGCAAGCACCGTCGCGACTTCACCTTCGTCGACGACATCGTGGAAGGCGTCATCCGCGTCCTGGATCGCGTCCCGACCGGGGATCCGACGTGGTCCGGGGCCGAGCCCGATCCCGCGACCAGTCAGGGACCCTATCGCATCTACAACATCGGCAACAACACGCCGGTCGAGCTGATGGAATACATCGGCTTCCTGGAAGAGGCCCTGGGTCGCAAGGCGCAGATGAACCTGCTCCCCCTGCAGCCCGGCGATGTCCCGGACACCTACGCGGATGTCACCGACCTGGTGCGCGACACCGGCTACTGCCCGGATACTCCGGTCGGCGAAGGCGTGGCGCGTTTCGTGGAGTGGTATCGGGGCTTCTACCGCGTCTAA
- the recN gene encoding DNA repair protein RecN: MLTHILVKDLAIVSSLELDCASGMTALTGETGAGKSIMIDALGLALGDKADAAMIRAGCERAEIVAGFDLAAVPGARAWLAEQDLDEDGDCLVRRLIVREGRSRAYVNGRPATGTQLRDLGDLLVDIHGQHAHQSLLRANAQRDLLDAYGGHAVLAGSVAAAFRDYRALDQQLGALESARQERAERLDLLRFQVEELSALGLSAAEIETLDLEQRRLSHLGRLQETAARILDLLSEAEPAISDQLRSAGSDLADLAAIDPALTEPRDLLETAAIHAGEAAASLRHYLDGLEVDPAALEVVETRIAQLHDLARKFRVLPVELPDALTARQAELETLERADLRLGDLRASRDTALNAFLAQARDLGEARAEAAERLNRTVTEAMQQLGMAGGRFAVEIETLSSERAGTGGLERIAFLVSANPGQPLQPLAKVASGGELSRISLGIQVATAECGSVPTLVFDEVDVGIGGGIAEIVGRLLRRLGDSRQVLCVTHLPQVAAQAHQQLRVRKETLDGQTYTRIETLDPDARVDEIARMLGGTKITARTRDHACEMLGWAG; the protein is encoded by the coding sequence ATGTTGACACACATCCTTGTCAAAGACCTGGCCATCGTCAGCTCGCTCGAGCTCGACTGCGCCTCGGGCATGACGGCGCTCACCGGCGAAACCGGCGCGGGCAAGTCGATCATGATCGATGCCTTGGGCCTCGCCCTCGGCGATAAGGCGGATGCCGCCATGATCCGCGCCGGCTGCGAGCGCGCGGAGATCGTCGCCGGTTTCGACCTGGCGGCCGTCCCCGGTGCGCGCGCCTGGCTGGCCGAGCAGGATCTCGACGAGGACGGCGACTGTCTGGTGCGCCGGCTGATCGTGCGCGAAGGACGCTCGCGCGCCTATGTCAACGGCCGACCCGCCACCGGCACCCAACTGCGCGACCTCGGCGACCTCTTGGTCGACATCCACGGCCAGCACGCCCACCAATCGCTCCTGCGAGCCAACGCCCAGCGCGATCTTTTGGATGCCTACGGGGGCCATGCGGTCCTCGCGGGGTCGGTCGCCGCGGCTTTTCGGGACTACCGCGCGCTCGACCAACAGCTCGGGGCACTGGAGTCGGCGCGACAGGAACGGGCGGAGCGGCTCGATCTGCTGCGCTTTCAGGTCGAAGAGCTCTCGGCACTGGGACTGAGCGCCGCGGAGATCGAGACGCTCGACCTGGAACAGCGACGCCTGAGCCATCTGGGGCGCCTGCAGGAGACCGCCGCGCGCATCCTCGATCTTCTGTCCGAGGCCGAGCCGGCGATCTCGGATCAGCTGCGCTCGGCCGGCTCCGATCTGGCCGATCTGGCCGCCATCGACCCGGCCTTGACCGAACCTCGCGACCTGCTGGAAACAGCCGCCATCCATGCCGGCGAGGCCGCTGCCAGTCTGCGCCATTATCTCGACGGCCTGGAGGTCGATCCCGCCGCCCTCGAAGTGGTCGAGACCCGCATCGCACAGCTTCACGACCTGGCGCGAAAATTCCGCGTCCTGCCGGTCGAGCTGCCGGACGCCCTGACTGCGCGCCAAGCCGAGTTGGAGACGCTCGAGCGGGCCGATTTGCGCCTCGGCGATCTGCGCGCGTCGCGCGACACCGCGCTGAACGCCTTTCTCGCCCAAGCGCGCGACCTCGGCGAAGCACGGGCGGAGGCGGCAGAGCGCCTGAACCGAACGGTGACGGAGGCGATGCAGCAGCTCGGCATGGCGGGCGGGCGCTTCGCCGTGGAGATCGAGACGCTGTCGTCCGAGCGCGCGGGCACGGGCGGACTCGAACGCATCGCCTTCCTGGTCAGCGCCAACCCGGGCCAGCCGCTGCAGCCACTCGCCAAGGTCGCCTCCGGCGGCGAGCTCTCGCGCATCAGTCTCGGCATTCAGGTCGCGACCGCCGAGTGCGGAAGCGTCCCGACCCTGGTGTTCGACGAGGTCGATGTCGGCATCGGCGGCGGGATCGCGGAGATCGTCGGGCGTCTGCTGCGCCGACTCGGCGACTCGCGCCAGGTGCTCTGCGTGACCCATCTCCCCCAGGTCGCCGCCCAGGCCCACCAACAGCTTCGGGTCCGCAAGGAAACCCTCGACGGCCAGACCTACACCCGCATCGAGACACTCGACCCGGATGCGCGGGTCGACGAGATCGCCCGCATGCTCGGCGGCACCAAGATCACCGCACGCACCCGCGACCACGCCTGCGAGATGCTCGGCTGGGCCGGATGA
- a CDS encoding NAD(+) kinase — MPQFNTVGIIAKQGDPEKVVGTLRHLVTYLRSRRIHVRLDAESAHLLGAEVGAAVPVAQLGAGCDLVIVVGGDGTLLHAARMMAAYGVPLVGINLGRLGFLVDVSPQDIESALDPILAGEYQSDRRAMLSVRVIAEDGFERSYSALNDVVIHKWNTARMIELEMDIDGVFVSAQRSDGLIIATPTGSTAYALSGGGPLVDPALDALLLVPICPHDLSNRPLVVPGDRRIEVRVRGLDQGHVQVTCDGQADLQLPPRASVEVVRHPHSAHLLHPRGHDHYQILRAKLGWGGHMPPIMT, encoded by the coding sequence ATGCCGCAATTCAACACCGTCGGCATCATCGCGAAACAAGGCGACCCGGAGAAGGTGGTCGGGACCTTGCGTCATCTCGTCACCTACCTGCGTTCGCGGCGCATCCATGTGCGACTCGATGCCGAGAGCGCCCACCTGCTCGGTGCGGAGGTCGGGGCCGCGGTCCCGGTCGCGCAGCTCGGCGCAGGATGCGATCTGGTCATCGTGGTCGGCGGGGACGGGACCCTCCTGCACGCCGCGCGTATGATGGCCGCCTACGGCGTCCCTCTGGTCGGGATCAACCTCGGTCGACTCGGGTTCCTGGTCGATGTCTCGCCGCAGGATATCGAGTCCGCGCTCGACCCGATCCTCGCCGGCGAGTACCAATCGGACCGCCGCGCCATGTTGTCGGTGCGCGTCATTGCCGAGGACGGTTTCGAGCGCAGCTACTCGGCCCTGAACGACGTCGTCATCCACAAATGGAATACGGCCCGCATGATCGAGCTCGAGATGGACATCGACGGCGTCTTCGTCTCCGCCCAACGCTCGGATGGCCTGATCATCGCCACCCCGACCGGATCGACGGCCTATGCGCTCTCCGGCGGCGGCCCGCTGGTCGACCCGGCCCTGGATGCGCTCTTGTTGGTGCCCATCTGCCCGCACGATCTGAGCAACCGGCCGCTGGTCGTCCCGGGCGATCGGCGGATCGAGGTCAGGGTGCGCGGGCTCGACCAGGGGCATGTGCAGGTAACCTGCGACGGACAGGCGGACCTGCAGCTACCCCCGCGCGCGTCCGTCGAGGTGGTCCGACATCCACATTCCGCCCATCTGCTTCACCCGCGGGGACACGATCACTATCAGATCCTGCGGGCGAAACTCGGCTGGGGCGGCCACATGCCCCCCATCATGACTTAG
- the hrcA gene encoding heat-inducible transcriptional repressor HrcA: MSIETRNTEGQVSERALHFLKALVERYIREGQPVGSRTLAKDTGLDLSPATVRNVMADLEDLGLVVSPHTSAGRVPTVAGYRLFVDTLLTVRPPSEVDIASLRTRFDVRSDAKSLVEMASTLLSGITHLAGVVMLPRHERNVFRQIELLPLSGTRVLAILVTSEGEVHNRIIATERRFTASQLEQASNYLNEIFTGQDMKDVRKRLVEDLKNTHRNMDQLMMRAVMLAHEVIESAERKDDCFIAGQTNLMEFGELASMERLRQLFEAFNEKREILHILDRCIAADGVQIFIGEESGYALLDDCSVVTQTYRVDDEVVGVLGVIGPTRMDYERVIPIVDVTARLLAAALRQ, translated from the coding sequence TTGTCAATCGAGACACGTAATACCGAGGGCCAGGTCAGCGAGCGTGCGCTCCATTTCCTGAAGGCGCTCGTGGAGCGTTACATTCGGGAGGGTCAGCCGGTCGGCTCGCGGACCTTGGCGAAAGACACCGGGTTGGATCTCAGTCCGGCCACGGTGCGCAATGTCATGGCGGATCTCGAGGACCTGGGTCTCGTGGTCTCGCCGCATACCTCCGCGGGACGGGTTCCGACGGTGGCGGGCTATCGGCTGTTCGTCGACACGCTGCTGACCGTGCGTCCGCCGTCCGAGGTCGACATCGCCAGTCTGCGCACCCGCTTCGATGTGCGCTCCGACGCCAAGTCGCTCGTCGAGATGGCGTCCACACTCTTGTCGGGCATCACGCACCTGGCCGGTGTCGTCATGCTGCCGCGTCACGAGCGCAATGTGTTTCGCCAAATCGAGCTGTTACCCTTGTCGGGGACACGGGTGCTGGCGATCCTCGTGACCAGCGAGGGCGAGGTCCACAACCGCATTATCGCCACCGAGCGCCGTTTCACGGCGTCGCAGTTGGAGCAGGCATCGAATTATCTGAACGAGATCTTCACCGGCCAGGACATGAAGGACGTGCGCAAGCGTCTCGTCGAAGATCTCAAGAACACGCATCGGAATATGGATCAGCTCATGATGCGCGCGGTCATGCTGGCCCACGAGGTGATCGAGTCGGCCGAGCGCAAGGACGACTGCTTCATTGCAGGTCAGACCAATCTTATGGAATTCGGCGAGCTGGCCAGCATGGAGCGGCTCAGGCAGCTGTTCGAAGCCTTCAACGAGAAGCGCGAGATTCTTCACATCCTCGACCGGTGCATCGCCGCGGACGGGGTGCAGATCTTTATCGGCGAGGAGTCGGGTTATGCGCTGCTCGACGACTGCAGCGTCGTGACCCAGACCTATCGGGTGGACGACGAGGTCGTCGGGGTGCTGGGCGTGATCGGCCCGACGCGCATGGACTACGAGCGCGTCATCCCGATCGTGGACGTCACCGCGCGACTGCTGGCGGCGGCGCTCCGACAATAG
- the grpE gene encoding nucleotide exchange factor GrpE — translation MSTESAKQTESNASVADEAALLEDASAPRAGDAEGDRASAAQAPTPEQLQSELAAARAEAESLRDQALRVRAEMENLRRRHTIELEKAHKYALDSFVRELLQVRDSLELGHDAALADGADIAKLREGTELTLKLLGDVMDRFGVVPVDPIEQPFDPEFHQAMTVQPRSDLPPNTVVAVMQKGYTLNGRLVRPALVMVSQQAS, via the coding sequence ATGAGTACGGAATCAGCAAAACAGACCGAATCGAACGCGTCGGTGGCGGACGAGGCGGCCCTTCTCGAGGATGCCTCGGCGCCCCGTGCGGGCGACGCCGAAGGCGATCGCGCGAGTGCAGCGCAGGCGCCGACGCCCGAGCAGCTCCAGTCGGAGCTGGCCGCCGCGCGCGCCGAGGCGGAATCGCTTCGCGACCAAGCGCTGCGGGTTCGCGCCGAGATGGAGAACCTCCGGCGGCGCCACACCATCGAGCTGGAGAAGGCGCACAAATACGCGCTCGACAGCTTTGTCCGCGAGCTCCTGCAGGTGCGCGACAGCCTCGAGCTGGGACACGATGCCGCGCTGGCGGACGGGGCGGATATCGCCAAACTGCGCGAAGGCACGGAGCTGACGCTGAAGCTGCTCGGCGACGTGATGGATCGCTTCGGCGTGGTCCCGGTGGATCCGATCGAGCAACCCTTCGACCCGGAGTTTCATCAAGCGATGACGGTGCAGCCGCGCTCGGATCTGCCGCCGAACACCGTCGTGGCGGTCATGCAGAAAGGCTACACGCTCAACGGACGCTTGGTGCGCCCGGCGCTGGTCATGGTCTCTCAACAGGCATCCTGA
- the dnaK gene encoding molecular chaperone DnaK — translation MGKIIGIDLGTTNSCVAVMEGDNVKVIENAEGDRTTPSIVAYTGDGEVLVGQSAKRQSVTNPANTLFAIKRLIGRRYEDNVVSKDKDMVAYKIVKADNGDAWVEVNGKKMAPPEISAKVLQKMKKTAEDYLGHAVTEAVITVPAYFNDSQRQATKDAGRIAGLEVKRIINEPTAAALAYGMDKKRGDQKLAVYDLGGGTFDVSIIEIAEIEGEHQFEVLSTNGDTFLGGEDFDMRIIDFLVAEFKKSQAVDLRNDPLALQRLKEAAEKAKIELSTSQQTDINLPYITADQTGPKHLNVKLTRAKLESLVEELVDRTIEPCRIALKDAGLTAGEVDEVILVGGQTRMPKVQAKVEEFFGKTPRRDVNPDEAVAIGAAIQGGVLGGQVKDVLLLDVTPLSLGIETLGGVMTKLIEKNTTIPTSAQQVFSTADDHQTAVTVHVLQGERERAIHNKSLGRFDLSDIPLAPRGVPQIEVKFDIDANGILNVSAKDKATGKEQSIIIKASSGLSDAEIAQMVKDAEAHAEEDRQFHALVAARNHADTMIHATRKSMEQLGDKMESGEKDSIEAAIKELEEVMKGEDKDRIESLTKTLGDASAKMAERLYAQSSAGPGAAGPTGAGEPEGSSGPARDDVVDAEFEEVKDDKK, via the coding sequence ATGGGAAAAATCATCGGTATCGACCTCGGGACGACCAACTCCTGCGTCGCCGTGATGGAAGGCGACAATGTGAAGGTGATCGAGAACGCCGAAGGCGATCGCACCACGCCGTCCATCGTCGCCTACACGGGTGACGGCGAGGTGCTGGTCGGACAGTCCGCCAAACGCCAGTCGGTCACCAACCCGGCCAATACCCTCTTTGCGATCAAGCGTTTGATCGGACGTCGCTACGAGGACAATGTCGTCAGCAAAGACAAGGACATGGTCGCCTACAAGATCGTCAAGGCGGACAACGGCGACGCCTGGGTCGAGGTGAACGGCAAGAAGATGGCCCCGCCGGAGATCTCGGCGAAGGTCCTTCAGAAGATGAAGAAGACCGCCGAGGACTACCTGGGTCACGCGGTCACCGAGGCCGTCATCACGGTCCCGGCCTACTTCAACGACTCGCAGCGCCAGGCGACGAAGGACGCGGGGCGGATCGCCGGTCTCGAGGTCAAGCGCATCATCAACGAGCCGACCGCGGCGGCGCTCGCCTACGGGATGGACAAGAAGCGCGGCGACCAGAAGCTCGCGGTCTACGATCTGGGCGGCGGCACCTTCGACGTGTCCATCATCGAGATTGCCGAGATCGAGGGCGAGCATCAGTTCGAGGTGCTCTCGACCAACGGGGATACCTTCCTCGGCGGCGAAGACTTCGACATGCGCATCATCGACTTCCTGGTGGCCGAGTTCAAAAAGAGCCAGGCCGTGGATCTGCGCAACGATCCGCTGGCCCTGCAGCGCCTGAAGGAGGCCGCCGAGAAGGCCAAGATCGAGCTCTCCACGAGCCAACAGACCGACATCAATCTGCCCTACATCACGGCGGATCAGACCGGGCCGAAGCATCTCAACGTCAAGCTCACGCGCGCCAAGCTCGAATCCCTGGTCGAGGAATTGGTCGACCGCACCATCGAGCCCTGCCGGATCGCGTTGAAGGACGCGGGTCTGACGGCGGGCGAGGTCGACGAGGTGATCCTGGTCGGCGGTCAGACCCGGATGCCCAAGGTCCAGGCCAAGGTCGAGGAGTTCTTCGGCAAGACCCCGCGCCGTGACGTGAACCCGGACGAGGCCGTCGCGATCGGTGCGGCCATCCAGGGCGGCGTGCTCGGCGGCCAGGTCAAGGACGTTCTGCTGCTCGACGTCACCCCGCTCTCGCTCGGCATCGAGACCCTCGGCGGCGTCATGACCAAGCTGATCGAGAAGAACACCACCATCCCGACCTCGGCCCAGCAGGTCTTCTCGACCGCCGACGACCACCAGACCGCGGTGACCGTGCATGTCCTGCAGGGCGAGCGCGAGCGTGCGATCCACAACAAGTCGCTCGGGCGCTTCGACCTCAGCGATATCCCGCTGGCACCGCGCGGCGTGCCGCAGATCGAGGTCAAGTTCGACATCGACGCCAACGGCATCCTCAACGTCTCGGCCAAAGACAAGGCGACCGGCAAGGAGCAGTCGATCATCATCAAGGCGTCCTCGGGTCTGTCGGACGCAGAGATCGCGCAGATGGTCAAGGATGCCGAGGCCCATGCCGAGGAAGACCGCCAGTTCCACGCGCTGGTGGCCGCGCGCAACCACGCCGACACCATGATCCATGCGACGCGCAAGTCCATGGAGCAGCTCGGCGATAAGATGGAGTCCGGCGAAAAGGACTCGATCGAGGCCGCGATCAAGGAGCTCGAGGAGGTCATGAAGGGCGAGGACAAGGACCGTATCGAGTCGCTGACCAAGACCCTCGGCGACGCTTCGGCGAAGATGGCGGAGCGGCTCTATGCACAGAGCAGTGCCGGCCCCGGCGCTGCCGGCCCGACCGGTGCCGGCGAGCCCGAGGGTTCGAGCGGTCCGGCGCGTGACGACGTGGTCGACGCCGAGTTCGAAGAGGTCAAGGACGACAAGAAGTAA
- the dnaJ gene encoding molecular chaperone DnaJ: MAKRDYYEVLGVARNASEADLKKAFRRLAMKYHPDRNSGDADTEAKFKEAKLAYDVLSDPKKRSAYDQFGHAGVDAGAGGFGGPGADSGAFSDIFGDVFGDIFGGRSGARRTLRGVDLRYDMSLSLEDAVSGKEVKFRIPVQVDCQFCGGTGAKPGTKPKTCSTCGGSGQVRMQQGFFSIQQTCPTCRGTGSVIEEACSHCRGRGRIQEEKTLSVRVPAGVDTGDRIRLAGEGERGEYGGPPGDLYVQIQVKAHPIFTREDSHLHCEVPIGFVTAALGGELEVPTLDGKVMLKIPGGTQTGKMFRVRGKGVKPVRGGVIGDLICRVTVETPVNLTERQKDLLREFETSMTEGGSRHSPQSHSWLDSVKSFIDKIGL; encoded by the coding sequence ATGGCAAAACGCGATTATTACGAGGTCTTGGGCGTCGCGCGCAACGCGAGCGAGGCTGATCTCAAGAAGGCATTCCGTCGCCTGGCGATGAAGTATCACCCGGATCGCAACAGCGGGGATGCGGATACCGAGGCGAAGTTCAAAGAGGCCAAGCTGGCCTACGATGTCCTGAGCGATCCGAAGAAACGCTCGGCCTACGATCAGTTCGGCCACGCCGGGGTGGATGCCGGCGCGGGCGGATTCGGTGGTCCGGGCGCGGACAGCGGGGCCTTCTCCGACATCTTCGGGGACGTCTTCGGGGACATCTTCGGCGGGCGCTCGGGCGCTCGACGGACCCTGCGCGGGGTGGATCTGCGCTACGACATGTCGCTCAGTCTCGAGGACGCGGTCAGCGGCAAGGAGGTCAAGTTCCGCATCCCGGTTCAGGTGGACTGTCAGTTCTGCGGCGGTACCGGGGCCAAGCCGGGCACCAAGCCCAAGACCTGCTCGACCTGCGGGGGCAGCGGCCAGGTGCGGATGCAGCAGGGCTTCTTCTCCATCCAGCAGACCTGTCCGACCTGTCGCGGGACGGGCAGCGTGATCGAGGAGGCCTGCAGCCATTGTCGGGGCCGGGGCCGGATCCAAGAGGAGAAGACCCTTTCGGTGCGGGTGCCTGCGGGCGTCGACACCGGCGACCGGATTCGCCTTGCGGGTGAAGGCGAGCGCGGCGAGTACGGCGGGCCTCCCGGCGATCTGTATGTCCAGATCCAGGTCAAGGCGCACCCGATCTTCACCCGCGAGGACAGTCATCTGCACTGCGAGGTGCCGATCGGTTTCGTGACCGCCGCACTCGGCGGCGAGCTCGAGGTTCCGACGCTCGACGGCAAGGTGATGCTCAAGATCCCGGGCGGCACCCAGACGGGCAAGATGTTCCGCGTGCGCGGCAAGGGCGTCAAACCGGTCCGCGGCGGTGTGATCGGCGATCTCATCTGTCGCGTGACGGTCGAGACGCCGGTGAATCTCACCGAGCGCCAAAAGGACCTGCTGCGCGAGTTCGAGACCAGCATGACGGAGGGCGGTTCGCGGCATAGTCCGCAGTCGCATTCCTGGCTCGATAGCGTGAAGAGCTTTATCGACAAGATCGGGCTCTGA